The Syngnathus typhle isolate RoL2023-S1 ecotype Sweden linkage group LG16, RoL_Styp_1.0, whole genome shotgun sequence genome includes a region encoding these proteins:
- the tbpl2 gene encoding TATA box-binding protein-like 2 isoform X1, producing MDESVLERYLDDSFANDSGFLDGEDSGLPSTADPLPPSPKASGELSDDLDLSFLPDELSARTQDSEGGGGSVALASHHESEDEDQPILSSSRLANDSATFCPMTPMTPMTPMTERSGIVPQLQNIVSTVNLGCPLDLKFIALQARNAEYNPKRFAAVIMRIREPRTTALIFSSGKMVCTGAKSEEQSRLAARKYARVVQKLGFPARFLEFKIQNMVASCDVCFPIRLEGLVLTHQQFSRSQLLRTSSLRNVLAHPAAVHLPAQSCYCSCWYSSWCSWLGSSSPSCPCPSLSSCNLFFSDHFPVSACALQTSSSVTPCSCIVFTQDLILDATHLVLVSGKF from the exons ATGGACGAGTCGGTGCTGGAGCGTTACTTGGATGACTCTTTTGCAAAT gactctggcttcctggacgGGGAAGATTCCGGCCTCCCGAGCACGGCCGACCCGCTCCCGCCCTCCCCGAAGGCGAGCGGCGAACTGAGCGACGACCTGGACCTCAGCTTCCTACCTGACGAGCTGAGTGCCAGGACACAGGATTCCGAAG GAGGCGGTGGGAGCGTCGCTCTGGCATCCCACCACGAAAGTGAAGAtgaagatcaacctattttgtcATCCTCACGGTTGGCTAACGACAGTGCCACCTTCTGCCCCATGACCCCCATGACGCCCATGACCCCCATGACGGAGAGGTCAGGGATCGTCCCGCAGCTGCA AAACATCGTCTCCACAGTGAACCTGGGTTGTCCGCTGGACCTCAAGTTCATCGCCCTTCAAGCCCGAAACGCAGAGTACAACCCCAAG CGCTTCGCCGCAGTCATCATGAGGATCCGAGAGCCCAGAACCACGGCGCTGATCTTCAGTTCCGGGAAGATGGTCTGCACCGGAGCAAAGAG TGAGGAGCAGTCCCGACTAGCGGCCAGGAAGTACGCCCGCGTAGTGCAGAAGTTGGGCTTCCCCGCTCGCTTCCTGGAGTTCAAGATCCAGAATATGGTGGCCAGCTGCGACGTCTGCTTTCCCATCCGTCTGGAGGGCCTGGTCTTGACCCACCAACAGTTCAGCAGGTCGCAGCTTCTACGCACTTCCTCTCTGCGCAACGTCCTCGCTCATCCTGCTGCTGTGCATCTTCCCGCTCAGTCTTGTTACTGTTCCTGCTGGTATTCTTCTTGGTGTTCTTGGTTGGGCTCCAGTTCTCCATCCTGTCCCTGCCCATCACTTAGTTCTTGCAACTTATTCTTTAGTGATCATTTTCCTGTTTCTGCATGTGCTCTTCAGACCTCCTCTTCAGTTACTCCTTGCTCATGTATAGTTTTTACACAGGATCTCATTCTTGATGCTACGCATTTAGTACTTGTTTCGGGCAAGTTCTGA
- the tbpl2 gene encoding TATA box-binding protein-like 2 isoform X2 — translation MDESVLERYLDDSFANDSGFLDGEDSGLPSTADPLPPSPKASGELSDDLDLSFLPDELSARTQDSEGGGGSVALASHHESEDEDQPILSSSRLANDSATFCPMTPMTPMTPMTERSGIVPQLQNIVSTVNLGCPLDLKFIALQARNAEYNPKRFAAVIMRIREPRTTALIFSSGKMVCTGAKSEEQSRLAARKYARVVQKLGFPARFLEFKIQNMVASCDVCFPIRLEGLVLTHQQFSSYEPELFPGLIYRMVKPRIVLLIFVSGKVVLTGRRRPVRVPATFNRLLDKSMICQSICFPCRRQRAQRDLRSLREHLPNFKRLPQAVMSLPAHL, via the exons ATGGACGAGTCGGTGCTGGAGCGTTACTTGGATGACTCTTTTGCAAAT gactctggcttcctggacgGGGAAGATTCCGGCCTCCCGAGCACGGCCGACCCGCTCCCGCCCTCCCCGAAGGCGAGCGGCGAACTGAGCGACGACCTGGACCTCAGCTTCCTACCTGACGAGCTGAGTGCCAGGACACAGGATTCCGAAG GAGGCGGTGGGAGCGTCGCTCTGGCATCCCACCACGAAAGTGAAGAtgaagatcaacctattttgtcATCCTCACGGTTGGCTAACGACAGTGCCACCTTCTGCCCCATGACCCCCATGACGCCCATGACCCCCATGACGGAGAGGTCAGGGATCGTCCCGCAGCTGCA AAACATCGTCTCCACAGTGAACCTGGGTTGTCCGCTGGACCTCAAGTTCATCGCCCTTCAAGCCCGAAACGCAGAGTACAACCCCAAG CGCTTCGCCGCAGTCATCATGAGGATCCGAGAGCCCAGAACCACGGCGCTGATCTTCAGTTCCGGGAAGATGGTCTGCACCGGAGCAAAGAG TGAGGAGCAGTCCCGACTAGCGGCCAGGAAGTACGCCCGCGTAGTGCAGAAGTTGGGCTTCCCCGCTCGCTTCCTGGAGTTCAAGATCCAGAATATGGTGGCCAGCTGCGACGTCTGCTTTCCCATCCGTCTGGAGGGCCTGGTCTTGACCCACCAACAGTTCAGCAG TTACGAGCCCGAGTTGTTTCCGGGTTTAATCTACCGGATGGTGAAACCTCGGATCGTTCTGCTCATCTTCGTGTCGGGCAAAGTCGTCCTGACGGGTAGGCGTCGGCCAGTCAGGGTGCCGGCAACATTCAATAGATTACTTGATAAATCAATGATCTGCCAGTCAATCTGCTTTCCTTGCAGGCGCCAAAGAGCGCAGCGAGATCTACGAAGCCTTCGAGAACATCTACCCAATTTTAAGAGGCTTCCGCAAGCAGTGATGTCACTTCCTGCTCATTTGTAA
- the tbpl2 gene encoding TATA box-binding protein-like 2 isoform X3, whose translation MDESVLERYLDDSFANDSGFLDGEDSGLPSTADPLPPSPKASGELSDDLDLSFLPDELSARTQDSEGGGGSVALASHHESEDEDQPILSSSRLANDSATFCPMTPMTPMTPMTERSGIVPQLQNIVSTVNLGCPLDLKFIALQARNAEYNPKRFAAVIMRIREPRTTALIFSSGKMVCTGAKSEEQSRLAARKYARVVQKLGFPARFLEFKIQNMVASCDVCFPIRLEGLVLTHQQFSSYEPELFPGLIYRMVKPRIVLLIFVSGKVVLTGAKERSEIYEAFENIYPILRGFRKQ comes from the exons ATGGACGAGTCGGTGCTGGAGCGTTACTTGGATGACTCTTTTGCAAAT gactctggcttcctggacgGGGAAGATTCCGGCCTCCCGAGCACGGCCGACCCGCTCCCGCCCTCCCCGAAGGCGAGCGGCGAACTGAGCGACGACCTGGACCTCAGCTTCCTACCTGACGAGCTGAGTGCCAGGACACAGGATTCCGAAG GAGGCGGTGGGAGCGTCGCTCTGGCATCCCACCACGAAAGTGAAGAtgaagatcaacctattttgtcATCCTCACGGTTGGCTAACGACAGTGCCACCTTCTGCCCCATGACCCCCATGACGCCCATGACCCCCATGACGGAGAGGTCAGGGATCGTCCCGCAGCTGCA AAACATCGTCTCCACAGTGAACCTGGGTTGTCCGCTGGACCTCAAGTTCATCGCCCTTCAAGCCCGAAACGCAGAGTACAACCCCAAG CGCTTCGCCGCAGTCATCATGAGGATCCGAGAGCCCAGAACCACGGCGCTGATCTTCAGTTCCGGGAAGATGGTCTGCACCGGAGCAAAGAG TGAGGAGCAGTCCCGACTAGCGGCCAGGAAGTACGCCCGCGTAGTGCAGAAGTTGGGCTTCCCCGCTCGCTTCCTGGAGTTCAAGATCCAGAATATGGTGGCCAGCTGCGACGTCTGCTTTCCCATCCGTCTGGAGGGCCTGGTCTTGACCCACCAACAGTTCAGCAG TTACGAGCCCGAGTTGTTTCCGGGTTTAATCTACCGGATGGTGAAACCTCGGATCGTTCTGCTCATCTTCGTGTCGGGCAAAGTCGTCCTGACGG GCGCCAAAGAGCGCAGCGAGATCTACGAAGCCTTCGAGAACATCTACCCAATTTTAAGAGGCTTCCGCAAGCAGTGA